The genomic segment TGGAACAAAGTCAGCCAGAGGggccctgctcctgtccccGTGCTGCCCTGAGAGTGGCACAGCAGCTGacccagtgctgccctgggatggccctgctcctgccccggtgctgccctgggatggccctgctcctgccccagggctgccctgggatagccctgctcctgccccggTGCTGCCCTGAGAggggccctgctcctgccccagtgctgccctgagaggggccctgctcctgccccaggctAAGCACTGTCCCCcgcccagggctccttcccacGGCTCCAGCCCTGACCCGGCGCGGTGCCCAGTGGTGACTCAGAGGGCAGAGGCTGTCCCCACCCAAAATCTCAGCACAATTCATTCCATTACTCAGGAGAGCCATCCAGAAATAGCCCATTACTAATGCAGAGCTGGTGTGCAGAGGCGAGCAGGGTAAGGAGGCTGAAGGGCTGTGAGCCTGAGGGGTCGGCTGGGTGCCCCAGTCCTGCCCTGGACCCAGCGGCTGGCACAGCACCAGTACcagatgccagcagctctctgTTCCAGGAGAGATGAGCTTCTTTGCCAGGGGATGCTCCTGTTGCCCAGCAGGATGAGGCTAGACCCTGGGATGAGGATTCTGTTTGCACTGTTGCCAGATTATGAGCAGATAAAAAGAGTGGAAAACATGAAGACAACTTCATGAAGACAAACAGGACAATCCCAAGTACAAATGCAGAAGAATTAagtgggagcagccctgagagGAAGGACTTGGGAGTGCTGGTGGATGAGATGCTCAGCTTGACACAGCAAGGCCCCCGTGTGCAGGGCTGATCCCCCAGCGTGGGCAGCAAGGCAGGGGGGAGCCAagcaccccaaaacacagccagcactgcccaagCACGCTGGCAACCCacactggcagctcctgggtgtGAGCAGCACCCGCAGGGCCCCGCTGGAGATGCCTCCTGCTCATCCATGGAGAAAACaaaagggagcagcagctgtgtgccagcatttcccactgccaagcccacagGGCTCCCATGCCCAcccctgcacctgctgtgcaCCCACGCTGGGCccccacagggacagcagtgggTTTAATCTGTGCCACCACTGCCAGCACCAGCCAAATCCTGAGCAGGCATCTCCTTCAGCTCACCAAAAAGCTGCAACACGACCCCAgattgctctgctctgctttccaaGCAACTGCTCTAAAGCATCACCATAAaatcagccaggctgcagggcagcccttGTGTTGCTGGTCTCTCCTAGCTTTGTGCCTCAAAATGTGCAGTTCCTGCTGAGCAGGATATAGGgaattcctctggcagcaggatGTGTCCATCACCCAGTGTCTGCTAAGGGGAACCAGGAATAGCAGAGAAAGATGTGAATGCTTTGAAGGGCTCCTACCAGGGACAGAAATCTTTCAATGAACCTCCTTGGCCAGACTCGACTTCCTAGAGGTAAGAGAGGGGTTTTGTTCTAAAGCAGAAATTgccaagcagtgctgagggccCCACCCTGGTCAGACCGGTCACACCAGGGATCACAGCCCTGGCCAGAGGCACGGCTCTGAattctgggcagggctggggggagagAGCTGTGTTGGGAGCAGCCCCTTGGCAGGGACACCCCACAGGATACCCCCAGGGCTGCGGGGCAGCTCCACTGCAGAAATGCTTTTAGCAGCTTGGACTCACTGGTACAATGATAAAACAAGTAAACTTCCAAATTAAAGCCCCACGGGAATGCCCACTGTGGGGAATTTCATTTGCTGAGACACCTAAGCCATGGCCAAGGTAGTACAGGACAAGTGTCCCAGCCACTGCAAGCACCAGAGGGACTCCTACAACAGAATCATGCAATCATTAAGGttgaaaggcagaaaaaatttccaaaaaggGCTGGAAGCAAACAGAGATGCTAAGGAGAAGTGCAATGGGCAGGGTAGAGCGTGAGCTCCTGGATATAGACCTGCTGTAGATATAGACCTGCTATATCCAAACAAGTGATTGTCAAAATAGGAGCTCAGCCCAGTGCTCAAGTTTTGACCTCACCCATTTTTTTGGACATATTCtttgggcacagccaggcaggctgGGCTTAACACACACTCCAGTGATAAAGGGCAACTGTCCAGACTCAGACCCGGAGCAGAGTGACCAGGCTGGCTCGTTTTCATTGctaaatcccacaaaaaacaTCCACAAGCAAAACAGAGAAAGGAACTTGGAACAGCAGAATTTGAAAGCCTAAACAAAACTCAAACCACAAGTGTTTGAACACTGAGAAAAAAGCTGCCTGCCCTTACCTCCTTTTCCAAAGGACATCATGCCATGTTCTTATTTTACCTcctgcagcagtgacagcctTCCCAGCCTCACGGTAGCCGAGTGTCTTGCTGAAAGCTCCAAATGACACGGCACAATCTCAGCAGATGCCTGTGCCTGGGCaacacctgcctgccccagcGCCGATCAGCATTTGCTAACACAACTCCTTCTTTTCATGTCAGCGCACCTCTCCCGTGCAAACGGCAAGGTGGGAGCTGAGCCTGGGTAAACGCTCCTGAGAACCTGTTGGAAGACAGGGACTTGGCTTATTTTCCACTTATACAtttacccagagaagctgtagcTGTCAGGAGCCTGGATGCAAGGGAAAATCTACAAAATCCTTTGCAGCCTCTACCTgagctgaggaggagctggaCATAAACGGAAACTGTTTGGACACCAAAAGCACTTGGCAAAATAGAGACAAAATGCAACTGGTCCCCATGACACACAGCCAGGCAACCGTCCAGCTCCAGTCTCCAGCTTTCCCTGGAACCCTTTCCCAGGGATGTCAGCCTGGGGGCTCAGCCAGgcccctgctgccactgccccaggaggatgcagcccaggcatCACACAGGGATCCCACTCCCACtctcctgggctgggtttgggtcCCAGCCCCTCAtgcagatgcagcccagggATCCCGTTCTGTTCTCCCGGGGCTgtgagaggctgggctgggtttaGGGAGGCTGGCGGCCACTGAGAGGCTTGGCTGCCAGACTGCTAGCACTGGAAAAGGCCACGCAGTCATGCTTTTGGAATGCTCCCCTGCTCCTAAGACATTACACAATTATTTCCCCTCCCCACAAACCCCCCTAATATAAATGTTTAAGAATGAGCTCAGCAGTAGGGAAAGGGaactttttccctctttctgaagaaaacacagaatgGCCACTGCATGGGCAAGGCTGtacatggggacactgctggagTGGGATTGTGGAGAGGgatgtgggatggggcagcagcccccaggctcTCACCCCAGGTCAGACACTGCCTGGGAGACAAGTGCAAGTTGGGACCCGCAGCCCAAGGCCACCCTCAAGGAATGACAACGCGCCCTGACTGAGGCACAGCTGACCCATCCCTCGCCACGCCGAGGGACCCCCGCCCCACCCGGTCCCGCCGCACCCCCACCCAGCGCCTTGCCGGGCCCCCCACCCCTGCACCGGCCCCCCCTCTGAGCCCACACCTCACCAGAATCGGTAACCCCACATCCCACCGGTAACCCCAGATCTCAATCCCTCCAAACCCCACGAGTACACCCTGATCCCAGCTCCCCCAAGCCCGCCGGTCAGCACAAAGCCCTGTTTCTCCAGACTCCGCCAGTAACTCAGACCCCATCACAACCGGTAACCCAGACCTCGGTTCCGCCAGACCCCCGCTCCGGCCCCACTCCTTACCAGCACCCCCCACGGCACCagtgtccccctccccagccgccccctccccgctcGGCTCCCCCAGAACCGCACCTCTCTCCGCCGCTGCCCCGTCCCGCTCCGGCTCCGTCCCCGCGCGGCTCCGGGCACCGCCCCGGCCGGGGCCGCCCGCCgagggcggagcggggccgtgccgagccgagcGGGGCCGTCCCGTCCCTTGATGGGCTGTGCCGAGCCGTGATGGGCCCTGCCGTGATGGGCCGTGCCGTGATGGGATGTGCCGAGCCGAGCGGGGCCGTCCCGTCCCTTGATGGGCTGTGCCGAGCCGTGATGGGCCCTGCCGTGATGGGCCGTGCCGTGATGGGATGTGCCGAGCCGAGCGGGGCCGTGCCGTGATGGACCGTGCCATGATGGGCTGTGCCGAGCCCTGCGGTGctgagccgagccgagccgagccgagccgagccttttccagcactgcccctgcccggctccggGACCCGGAGCCCCCCGGTGTTCCCCCCGCCCCGAGCGCGTTTTACCGGTTCAGGTTCCCCAGGCCgagcggggagggggcggcccCAGCTGCCGGGGGGGCCGagctgctgccctcagcccccCGTGCCAGGTAATGCCGGCAGCAGAGCCCGCTGCCCACCGCGACAGACACAGGTGGCGAGGGACACCCCTtgtccccagggtcccctcCCGGGGCGCCGGCAGAGCGGGGCTGTGCCCGGCTGTGCCCGGCTGTGCCCGCACGAGGGTGACCCCGGTGTGCCCCGGCTCCCCGTGCCCACCGCGGGACCCCAGGCGGCTGCTCCCCCCGAcatccagctgcagggcacggCTCCCGTCCCTCCgccagggaaaggcagccccaggagcCTGGCCCGGACCCAGGCTCATAAACCACTGCTATTTTAAGGGCTTGCAGActatttttctatatttatcaagccccaggccaggagtTGGTTCCAAAGGAAATGTTTCCTTAGTAAAAAAGGGAACCACAGAGGAAGCTTTAAATGCAGCAGCCACTGCCTCCCAGTCTTATCCAACAGCCGGGCAGTGACCTGGAAAAGCAGAGCCAGTTCTCAGCCACCAGCATGAAAAGGAATGTGCCGggggaacagggctgggcaaGCAGTGTGAAGGGAGCATCAGGGGTGCCCGTCGGGGGGACGTGGGGATGTTTCCAGCAGGCAGCCCGCCCTCggggcagaagcagctgctgcttgaactGCCGGGGAGGGACAGTGACATTCCTCAGCCTGCCCCACTGCCTCCCCCGCAGCCAGGACAGCCATCGGCCCTTTTCTCCCTCCTATTCCTCGTGTGGtgctcctgttcctgcaggacTGGCCATtctgctgcctcccagcagACCCAGGGCTCCGGGTcccctgagctctgtgctgacactgGCAGCGCACCAGTGCCTCCCGCTGCCCACTGGATGGACGCTGCATGGGCTCTGAGCAGCGCCAGGGGCAGATGGACAGCGCACACATGGCTCTGCCTGTTTGCCTGCCTACATACATTAATCAGAGCTAATTGGCTTTTCGGTAAGTCGTCTTTGCAGGAGCTCTGCAAAGAAAGACTTTGAAGTAGGACTGCGAGTGGCAAAATCTTTATTTAAACACACAGTGCTACACAAGGACAGGCTCCCGGCCCGAGCACCACTCCCTGCAGCATGGGTGCCAACAGGTCCATATCTCGTGTGTAACTTTCACTTTCCATTGTGTGCACCCAGTTTATTTACATCTCGCTGGTTACAGGACACACACAACATTCACTAGAGGTGACACTTGACaagagctggctgcagccagtgaCAGGATGGTGCCACAGAGCCTTTCCCAAGCAAGGGACCATGGCCCAgctctccccatccccacaggGCCAGGATGGGACAATCCCTCACAGTTCAGGACTCTGCAGAGGTCTGGGAAATGGATGCTCCAGGTTAGAGATGTGTGTGATGCAAAAATCCAGTGCAGACACCAACTGCTCAGCTCCCCTCTGCACCAGTTCTGAGACCATTAAGGAAAACATGGGAGCTgtctttcctgccctggtcaCACCAAGCTGCTTTTACTGTGGGTTCCCAGCCCGGGGCAAAGCAGATCCAGTGCAGTTAAGCTGTTAAGCTCACCTGAATAGGGctgctctgtgtgaggctgCTAACTCAGAACCACTCCAAAATATACACATGCATTCACAGGCTCCCCACACCATGAAAGGATTCAGACATtttccagctcagctctgcagttAATAAATAATTGGCTCCAGAAGCACTGCAGTGACCCAAGCCAAGAGAGGACAGGGGTAGAACCTGTGGCACAGCCAGTGCTGGTGCAATtgcttgtccctgctcagggcttgGCTCTGGGTGCACAGCAGAGCTTGGTCCCTGCTCCAGTCTCCCTGTCTGGATACTGAGGCAAAGTCCACGACAGAGTGAAGGTGTGAGGGGCTAAAAATTGAGAATACAAGGTTGGGATGGCCATTGTAGGGCCACAACTGGACTTGTGCCAGGCTTAGCACTGCCCAGCTGCCTGTGGGGCTTTACTCCCAGTCACATCCCAcctgagccccagctcccacctgcagcagcagcttcagtgtCACTGGCCAGAGCATCCCAGGGCAGGAGACAGGGGGTGACTGCAGCACGTATGagtgccccagcagccccatggctctcacacagggctgcagccagcacagccatggcaaGAGGCAAAGGACATGCTGAGGAGCCAAGGAGCCTTCAGGCTTTTCACAGCATTGAGAAAGTAGCAGCATAAAAACACCCCTCAACCCCAGTGTTCACACTCTATCCAAGGCCTCTCTGTCTCCGCCTGGGACTGGGATGCAAGCCGGGGAGGGGGATGCTCTCGACAGAAGCACAGACTGACGCTCCAGGTTTCTTGCTCTTCTTGCAGCTGGCTCAAAAACAAGTGCTCAGAGGAGGTGTGGCCCTgaggcagcctcagtgtcccacTGCACGGTGTCTCCATGCAGGCAAGGTGAGCTGCCCCAGGCTCACTCAGCATCACGTGTAGTTGCCGGGGCCACCCAGGGGGATCACAAAAACAGAGATGTCATCACCAGAGCCCAGCTTGTCATTGGCCAGGCGCCAGCCACGCTCCTTCAGCACCCCCCGTGAGCGCACCACCAGCTCCTGGGCCACCATGGTGTACCTggaggcacagcagagcacgGCTCAGCACTGACCCCTGACGCAGCACCCTGGCAAGGAGGGACAAGCCAGAGCTGAAGGAAGGGGTGCCATGGAGAGATGCAGGCTCAGATATGCACATGCAGGGGAGCAATGCACTCCGTGGAGCCCAGAGGGATGCGTGGCCACAGCACTGCTCCAAGGAGCCAGGCCaaggggaggtggtggagtgcACGGCATGCCCGGCCCCCTGCCCACATGCAGCTCACCTGCACGGGTCGTTGGGCTCATAGCTGGTCAGCACCTCCATCACCACACCCGCCACCTCCTCGTCGttggtgacatcccagagccCATCGGTGCCCAGCACCAGGACATCGTCAGGGCAGTGCTCGTACTGCGTGAGGTCATAAACCCTGACCTGGCAGGAACAGGGCAAGGCACGAGGGTGAcaggcagaggggcagagggggctcctgctgccctgggccagaTCTCATGGATCTGGGCCTGCCACAGGGCTCTGGCCATTGCAGGGGCCCCTGGGTGGgaagctgctggcagccaggctTACCTCTGGGAAGCAGGACAGGAAAGGCTTGATGTGGATGTTGGAGCTGAACACCTTGAGGTCGTGGTCTCCCAGGCCTCTCGTGACCCCAATCGTGGCCATCATCCGAGCCTGCAGAAGGGTGGAATCAAAAGAGAACTTTAGGCAGCTTTATTTCCAGTTACATTCCCAGCGGAGAATTGATGATGACAGCACTACCAAAAATGGgctgaaatcccccaaaacagtgagagcaggcagcaaacaACCCCTGCCAAGCTTCTGCCACAGTACTTTACCTTTTTGCCTTCCCCAAAGATAAGTGGAAACTTCAGGTCATCCTCTTCTATCTTTTTGTAAGCCCTGGTTAAAATAAGCCAAAGACGAGGTGTCAGCAGGTGAAGCTTCCAGCACCTCCTCTGACCACCTGGCTCCTGGGTGCCCAGTGtagcagagcccccagcccatgggatgggatgccaGAGATGAGCAGCCACCACAGCAGGACCCCAGTGCCACTGGTAGCTTGGGGCTTACCAGCCATTCATGTTCTGGTCCCTGTAGAGCATCTTCTTCCCCAGCTCCTTGGGCTGGATCCTGCGGGGGAACTCCAGGTGGGTGAactccttccccagcagctcgggcctcagcagtgcctgcaggaagGAGTGTTGGCTcagccacagggctgggagagcaggagctgtggatccagccctgcccagatcAGGGTCTGtggatccagccctgcccagagcagatctgcaaatccagccctgcccagagcaggatccACCATCCGCCGGGACTTTGGCTACAACATCCCGTGGTGGGATAatctcagctgctctggagccacTTGAATGGGTGCTGGTAAAGCAGCTTCAAACCACCCACCTGTGCTAAGCCAGAGGGAAAACTGGAGCTGAGGACAGCCATGCCAGCACTCAGCAAGAAGGTGAAGCTTTTGCATAGAGAGTTTGGGGAAAGAAAGGCCTCCAAAAGTGATCGAACAATCAAACCCCAGCAAATTCCAGGAGAAGCTGGAATTTGCCCAGAAGTCGTCATAGCTGCAAAGCTCCCAGGATCCCaagctcagtgcagggcatggCACTCACCCCAGGAAAAGAGTGATGGGTCTTTTCTGAAACAGAGTCCCAGCTGTGACCATGACAAGGgacaagcagcagcacagagccctaCCCAGGGCAGCTCATGGAGCACAGTGTGGAGGGCACCAGGAACAGGGAGTGCTGGAAAATGctgaaggggaaagaaaagcagGACGAGAAGAGGAGATCCCTTGGGAAGATGGgatggcagggggtgggggcAGAGGCATGGAGACCCCAGCCCATTCTGGGGGAGCCCTGACCGCAGCCTCAGCATCACGtggcagagcagcctgtgcctgtccccaggctgtgccctgtccctcgCAGCCAGCTGGGGAGGATTCTGATCACAGCAGTTCCCTCCTCTCGGTCATTCAAAAATAGattccagaaaaaaatgccTCAATGTTTTTCCAAGTACATTGCAAGCCAGGAAATTTCATCCAGCAAGACCTTCTCCAACACAAACTGCTTCTCCCCTGTGCTGCCCTCAGAGAGGTCTTTATAACCTTAAAGAGTCTCCCTGGGTGGCACCAGCGGGTTCATCCAGGAGAAGGACGGGGAGCTGTCAGGGCCAAAGACAGAAACCTTGGCGCACATCAGCTGTGACTctccagggagcagccagggaagaAAGTAGGACTCggcaggagcactgcagctcctctgacACAGCAaaccagggctctgccagccacaagatgcCCCCATGCCAgctccctgcatcccagggcCTCTTCCCATCCCAggaagcagcctgggatggaCAAGTACCAGCAGCAGGTCCCCGCCATGGGGCTGCCCTCGGGTGCAGACCCCACCATGGCAGCAGtccagcaggcagcacaagGGACTGGGAAGAGGCCAGGAGGTGTTTCAGCAGGAATGAGGTTAGAAGAAAGGTCTTTCTTACTAAAAACTGCAGCCTCTGCCTCTCTGTCTCTGGAGTAAACTCCCTGGACATTGGAATGATTTCCCCATTACGGATGATAATGGCCCTGCAATGAAACATGGAAGGATGAGATTAGACAGAAGGAGACTTAGCTGAGGAGCTGAGCCTGGCTCTCCAGGGCTGATTCCCAGGATGGTGCAACCCCTTCCCCTCTGCTGCCCCCCTTTCCCAGCCTGAGGTGGGGGCTGCTTCCTGGATTcactgctgcccctgggcagggcatggcatctccccctcctgtgcaggagaggggcagggaggaaggggaaatGGGAGAGAAACATGGGGCAGAGAGGAATGAAACAGACCAAATCCAAGGACAGAATATGGTTAGAAAAGGAGCAGCACGAAGGCTGCCTTCAGAGGGgagctgcacacagcaggggcagaaactgcctgcagcaggagagcTACACGTGCCCACCCCACACCAGCACTGCCACTTGCTGCTGGGTCTGCTCTTACAGTTTGATGTCTCAAGAAAACATAAAGGTCTGATTATGAGATGTCTCTGGATGTCATGGTAGGCCCAAGGATCCCCAACACTGATCTGGTGGCTGTGAGTCTCCTGCAATGatgcagggccaggctgggctcagctctggcagTGTCTGACACCTGGGAAGGCAGCACAGGCTGTTCCCcagaggcacagccacagcctcaGCACCCTGTGCATGCTGACATCCTGCATGGCtggtgcctggctgctgctgccacggAGGGGGGCCTGCACCCAGAACGAgggctctcctcctcctctgtcccagAGCTGGAAGCACATCCAGCCTCAGAAAATTGACCAGAGCCTGTATTTGCTGGTCTGACATTGCTGAGGACAAGGTAACCTGTAGTAAATACCCAGAGCAACTGTAGCTGCCCCATTCTTGGAAACGTTCAAGGCCAGGTCAGACAGGGCTTGGGACAAGCTGCTCTAGTGGGAGATGTCTGAAATGGCAGGGGGTGcaacaagatgagctttaaggtcttttcctacccaaaccattctctgatcCAATGATAAATACAGGGCCGTTCAAACCAGCTTCACCTGCAGTGTCACCTTTAGTGTCAGGTGGACCTTTTGCCATTCCTTGGGGCTGTGGGCACACTCAGGGGCAGTTAGAGTAGCCCACCCTGGAAATACACACAGCAATTAAAGTGCTTGTGCTCCAAGCTCCCACTGCACACAGATTTGTGTCCTGCTCCTGAAACAGGTCATTGGTATGAAGTGTACTCTAAAATGACTTCTTGCACATTTTTGAAAGCTTTGCTGAGTGCAATTTTCACTCTCcaagctgcagcccaggccagtgccagcagcaggggccagggtgcccagagccaTCCAGGTAGCAGAGAAGATGGAAAGAAGGGAGCACGTCCCAGATTTTGGGAGGCAATTCTACAGCCCTGTCCATGTACCTGGCAAGCACAGAGATCACAGCAGAGcacactgtccccagggcaTGGAGCAGGCGGGGGATGACTCTGCCCAGTTCTGCCACCTCCACCTTCCCCTGGACAGGGACGGAGCGGGGTGCTCCTCACCAGCATCCCTCCGGCACCACCCCACtctcctgggcagagctgggggctgccCTGCGGGGCTGTACCTGCTGTCACCAGCGTTGGCCACGTAGAACTTGCCCATGAGGTAGAtggcagccagggcacagcagcccccaggcaggtgctgggACGCGCGCTCCCGCTCGATCTGCTCGTCCTGGGGAGACACAGAGGGTGAGGGCAGCCCCAGAGAGCACCTGatagcacagctccagccagggcACCTTTCCCCACACTGCCAcggagaggctgcagggcttgTGGGGCTTGTGGGGCAGCCAGGGATGTGGCTTCACTGGGGCAGGGAAGAGCCAGACAGGAGGGGAGCAGCTGGGCCTCCTGGGACAAAGTGTAGGGGAGCCTTCTGCACCACACAGGCCCCGAGCCCAAAGCCTCTGCATTCTGAAAGCTCAaaatgcagagcagcacagagccctctCTGACACCACCATGCTtggagccctccctgcagtccccagagctgccttttACCAGTGGGGTCAAGTTGATGCAGACACAGACAGCAAAGAGGGGCTCTCAGGGGGTGCTCTAGATGATGCTACAGGCAGAGGATCCTCACCATGTGCTTGAAGGCATTCTCGATGGCACCGATCACCAGGCTCTCATGGGACACTGCTTTCTCCAGGTGAAACCGTGGCACAGCATCGCTGGGGACCTCCCCACAGCCCTCTGCATTGGACATCTGGTTTGTGTCTGCAGAACCGCTCTGTGTGTCATGTGGGAGGCAGATGGgaggtggggaggggtcctgcaGGATCTCCACGAGCTCCCGGAGCTGCTCACAGATGTGCAGGTGGAGCCTCTCGGATGCCATGACAGCAGCACCGCTGCCTGCATGGCCATCAAACAACGCCCAGTAGTGGAAATAAAAACCTTTCCTGCCCTGCCGGGAGAGGACGGAAAGCTAAATGAGCCTCCAAGGAAGGAGATGGCACGGGGAATTGAGAGCAGCTGGCCAGCAGCTGAGGACAGTGAGACGAGTCTCACAGGTCTCAGTGCAGGCAGGAGCAGTGTGGGCAGCTGACCAAGGGTGCCTGGACACAGCTAAGCCCTGGctggagcccagccctgtgtcagACGCCTcgtgccctcagaggcagcacggttccagcacagcagccacctctgcagcccacTGGGGCACGGGGGCCACGGCTCTGCCTGGGCCAGCCCTGGTGTAgtcacacagggatggagcatggGAGGAGAAGGGCCATGAACCAAGGGAGTCCCCAGTGTGCACACATGGCCACGTGCCCCATCTCatgccctgctgctgggcacctTCCCGGTTGTGGCCCTGCTTGTGAAGCACCAGGCTCTCACCCCATCCAGCTCCCGGCTGCCTTCCCTGGATGACAGGCAGCCCCTCGGGCTGGGCCTCTGCTCCACAAACACCACCTCACAGCACGCCTGGTCCTCATTGTGCTGGCTCTTCCCTGCGTTTATCACCCtgccaggaggaaaaaaggtgTAAAGACCCTTTCTTTCACATCCTGCTCCAGCAAATGCCATCCCCCAGCACCTCTTCTCCCCACCCCAACCCTCCACTCATGTCCCCGTGCCCCCAGAGATGCAGGGATGCCCTGCACAGGTGctcctgtcctgtcccaggTGCCTCAGACCAGTTGTGTGGGCTGATCTggggccaggagcagcactgagtCTCACCCACAGCTGGGTCCAGGGGGGAGCAGTTGTCCACACACCTACCAGGGGAGGTGACCAGAAACAAACTGAGTTTGCTGAAGGTCCCTGGACTGCCCCAGGCAGAATAACTGCCCCAAAGCCTGTACCAGCCTCAGATATACACccctgggacacacagagaGAATCACAGCCTCGCCCACATCCCATCACCTCTTAGGGGGagcagggggctcagggaaggaggGGAGAAGGTGATGGTGATAAAACCGgcagaaattttgcaaaaagATTCACAGTGACTTTTCCCAGCCTGATTTGACACAGCAGATTTCAGGTCTAGAT from the Zonotrichia albicollis isolate bZonAlb1 chromosome 28, bZonAlb1.hap1, whole genome shotgun sequence genome contains:
- the PPM1J gene encoding protein phosphatase 1J isoform X3; translated protein: MLLRVRAAVAQLAAGLGAGPGAQPPAEGRGGGAGAGRGSPPPAAFCRPAFLQLTPEELRRADDHTGRAVQSPRDGRRRLPWSTGYAEVINAGKSQHNEDQACCEVVFVEQRPSPRGCLSSREGSRELDGGRKGFYFHYWALFDGHAGSGAAVMASERLHLHICEQLRELVEILQDPSPPPICLPHDTQSGSADTNQMSNAEGCGEVPSDAVPRFHLEKAVSHESLVIGAIENAFKHMALLRPELLGKEFTHLEFPRRIQPKELGKKMLYRDQNMNGWAYKKIEEDDLKFPLIFGEGKKARMMATIGVTRGLGDHDLKVFSSNIHIKPFLSCFPEVRVYDLTQYEHCPDDVLVLGTDGLWDVTNDEEVAGVVMEVLTSYEPNDPCRYTMVAQELVVRSRGVLKERGWRLANDKLGSGDDISVFVIPLGGPGNYT
- the PPM1J gene encoding protein phosphatase 1J isoform X1, whose protein sequence is MLLRVRAAVAQLAAGLGAGPGAQPPAEGRGGGAGAGRGSPPPAAFCRPAFLQLTPEELRRADDHTGRAVQSPRDGRRRLPWSTGYAEVINAGKSQHNEDQACCEVVFVEQRPSPRGCLSSREGSRELDGGRKGFYFHYWALFDGHAGSGAAVMASERLHLHICEQLRELVEILQDPSPPPICLPHDTQSGSADTNQMSNAEGCGEVPSDAVPRFHLEKAVSHESLVIGAIENAFKHMDEQIERERASQHLPGGCCALAAIYLMGKFYVANAGDSRAIIIRNGEIIPMSREFTPETERQRLQFLALLRPELLGKEFTHLEFPRRIQPKELGKKMLYRDQNMNGWAYKKIEEDDLKFPLIFGEGKKARMMATIGVTRGLGDHDLKVFSSNIHIKPFLSCFPEVRVYDLTQYEHCPDDVLVLGTDGLWDVTNDEEVAGVVMEVLTSYEPNDPCRYTMVAQELVVRSRGVLKERGWRLANDKLGSGDDISVFVIPLGGPGNYT
- the PPM1J gene encoding protein phosphatase 1J isoform X2 translates to MLLRVRAAVAQLAAGLGAGPGAQPPAEGRGGGAGAGRGSPPPAAFCRPAFLQLTPEELRRADDHTGRAVQSPRDGRRRLPWSTGYAEVINAGKSQHNEDQACCEVVFVEQRPSPRGCLSSREGSRELDGGRKGFYFHYWALFDGHAGSGAAVMASERLHLHICEQLRELVEILQDPSPPPICLPHDTQSGSADTNQMSNAEGCGEVPSDAVPRFHLEKAVSHESLVIGAIENAFKHMDEQIERERASQHLPGGCCALAAIYLMGKFYVANAGDSRAIIIRNGEIIPMSREFTPETERQRLQFLALLRPELLGKEFTHLEFPRRIQPKELGKKMLYRDQNMNGWAYKKIEEDDLKFPLIFGEGKKARMMATIGVTRGLGDHDLKVFSSNIHIKPFLSCFPEVRVYDLTQYEHCPDDVLVLGTDGLWDVTNDEEVAGVVMEVLTSYEPNDPCRVLRQGSVLSRALLCLQVHHGGPGAGGALTGGAEGAWLAPGQ